A segment of the bacterium BMS3Abin14 genome:
TCTGAGGGAAAAACAATGTTCCGCCATAGTATTGCCGAGAGAAGATTCCTGAGGATCTCGCGGAGGGTCTCGTTCCACGGCGTCCTCACCGATAGGCCGTCGATCTTCCTGCCCGGATCCCTGTAGATGTCCTTTCCGACCAGGTGCTCCATGATCTACTGTGCAGCAGCCCCGGCAAAATTACCAAGGGCATTCCCTATTTTCTTTATGACCTCATTACACCCCTTGATATGGTGGCGCTTCGCCAGATACTTCGGATCGTTATAGGACACCCACACCTGGCCCGCTTCATCTTTCCAGATTAACGCTTTCTGGGGAAGGTCGATGGCAATGCTCTGGCCACATTGCATCAGCGGCGAGCCAACCTTGGGATTGCCGAAGATGATCAATTCGGTTGGGCGCAGCGTTATCCCGACCTTTCGCGCCGCCTCTGCATGATTGATCCTCGCAAACACCGTCATGCCTTTTATTTTCAGGGTCTTTTCAAGGCGATCCGCTGTAGCCTGTACGTTGTGAGAGCTCTTTAAACTGATAAGGCCATTATCGGCGACAGCCGGCAAGGAGATAAAAAGAACAGATATTATACTCAGCAGCAAAATACGCATTGTCAATCCTCCCTGGAGAATAAGTGGTGAACGCCATTGGGCCAACCTGAAAATCCCCCTACCATTTTTATTCAATCAGTATACCAATTACGACGAAGCAGAGGGTGAATATTACCTGGAGACCATGGAGGGCCTGCTTGACCACAAAAAAGCGCCTGCCGACTGCTTTTCCTGTGCTCGCTGCTTAAGATCGTGCAACTTCGGCGCGCTGTATTACCCTCCGTTCCGAAATTTGACCGACTGATTTTATTCGGCTACATTGAATTTTCTTGTTTATCCTGATTTATAGGCACTGTTGTTTGGAGAGGCAAACAGTTTGATTGAATCCTGGAGGGGTTAGTCATGTGGCAATGGGTAATCGTCATTGTTTCTGGCATCTGCACCTTTGCCAGTTTTTATTTAACCTTTCCTGCTTTTAGGGCTGACGACAGCGGCGCCTTTTTATTCGCAGGTTTCGGACTTTTATTCGGGGTTCCCTTCGTAATCTCTGTCATTAAGCTTTTCTCCGGGAGGAGCACAGTCTTAAAAAGGATAGATGCACAAATATCATCATTTTTCATTAATCCTTGACCCACGCCACTCTCCGTTTTAATTGCCTGGCTGCCCTATCAATACCCTTGGTATCCTCTCGCTCATTTTGGTCCAATTTAAAATTCAAGCTTGGCGAGATTGTAGTTTCCCTCAAGCCACCACGGGTCACTGGCCAGGGTAAACCTGTAGAGAGCTTCGACTTCAATATAACTTTCCCGGTCAACCATTTTCTCAGCTTTTTTTCAGTTTCAAAAGCATAACGAGGTAAAGCCGGACTAATTAGTGTCCATCCGTAAACT
Coding sequences within it:
- a CDS encoding camphor resistance protein CrcB, whose amino-acid sequence is MRILLLSIISVLFISLPAVADNGLISLKSSHNVQATADRLEKTLKIKGMTVFARINHAEAARKVGITLRPTELIIFGNPKVGSPLMQCGQSIAIDLPQKALIWKDEAGQVWVSYNDPKYLAKRHHIKGCNEVIKKIGNALGNFAGAAAQ